From Pseudomonas sp. LS1212, the proteins below share one genomic window:
- a CDS encoding aldehyde dehydrogenase yields MPQIKDHAYWLERSEKLQIEGRAFIDGAYVDACNGATFWSQSPIDGKPLAAVALCAEVDVDLAVAAARRSFDAGVWADKSARDRKAVLLKWAALLEAHAEELALLESLDSGKPIGDTTGGDLPGTIYCLQWFAELVDKVHGEVPATDPQFFGTVTHQALGVVAAVVPWNYPLLMAAWKFAPALAAGNSVVLKPSEKSPLSALRIAGLALQAGIPAGVFNVVAGDGAAGRALSLHPDVDCIAFTGSGKVGREIAKNAAASNLKRVWLELGGKSANIVMADCPDIAQAARSAAAAIFSNMGQICSAGSRLLVQRSIATALIGELLEVSKGYQPGHPLDPQTVTGAIIDNAQLDRVCSYIEIGKQQAQLLSGGNRLSLADAGAYLEPTIFLAEDASARIANEEIFGPVLVVILFDTLDEAIAIANQTEYGLAAAVWSSDIKTIRTATRKLKAGTVWVNCYDELVDMNFPFGGFKESGNGRDNSAHALSKYTELKSTIIRCC; encoded by the coding sequence ATGCCGCAGATCAAAGACCATGCCTACTGGCTTGAGAGAAGTGAAAAGTTGCAAATCGAGGGCCGTGCGTTTATAGACGGTGCCTACGTCGATGCCTGCAACGGTGCGACGTTCTGGTCGCAAAGTCCGATTGATGGCAAGCCATTGGCTGCCGTTGCCTTGTGTGCAGAGGTCGATGTCGACCTCGCCGTAGCAGCTGCCCGCCGCAGTTTCGATGCTGGGGTCTGGGCGGACAAATCCGCCAGGGATCGTAAGGCTGTTTTGTTGAAGTGGGCTGCATTGCTGGAGGCACACGCAGAGGAACTGGCGTTGCTCGAAAGTCTCGACAGCGGCAAGCCGATAGGCGATACCACGGGCGGCGATCTTCCTGGCACGATTTATTGCCTGCAATGGTTTGCCGAGCTGGTGGACAAGGTTCACGGCGAGGTCCCTGCAACCGATCCGCAGTTCTTCGGCACTGTCACCCATCAGGCCTTGGGTGTCGTTGCAGCGGTGGTGCCCTGGAACTACCCACTGTTGATGGCCGCGTGGAAGTTCGCTCCGGCATTGGCCGCAGGTAACAGTGTCGTACTCAAGCCTTCCGAAAAGTCCCCCCTCAGCGCGTTGCGCATTGCCGGGCTGGCGCTGCAAGCCGGGATTCCTGCGGGCGTGTTCAACGTCGTTGCCGGCGACGGTGCTGCGGGCCGGGCTTTGAGCTTGCACCCGGACGTCGACTGCATCGCCTTCACAGGTTCCGGCAAAGTCGGTCGCGAGATTGCGAAAAATGCCGCTGCCTCGAACCTCAAGCGCGTCTGGCTGGAGCTGGGCGGCAAGTCGGCCAACATCGTCATGGCCGACTGCCCGGACATCGCTCAGGCAGCACGTTCAGCGGCGGCGGCGATTTTTTCCAACATGGGCCAGATCTGTAGTGCCGGTTCGCGACTGCTGGTGCAACGTTCGATTGCGACTGCACTGATCGGCGAGTTGCTGGAAGTCAGCAAAGGCTATCAGCCGGGGCATCCACTGGATCCACAAACCGTCACCGGCGCGATCATCGACAACGCGCAGTTAGACCGGGTTTGCAGCTACATCGAGATCGGCAAGCAGCAAGCGCAACTCTTGAGCGGTGGCAATCGGTTGTCGCTGGCCGACGCAGGCGCCTACCTGGAGCCGACGATTTTTCTCGCCGAGGATGCTTCAGCGCGAATCGCTAACGAAGAGATTTTCGGCCCTGTGCTGGTGGTCATCCTGTTCGACACGCTGGATGAAGCGATCGCCATCGCCAATCAGACGGAATACGGCCTGGCGGCAGCAGTGTGGTCGTCCGACATCAAAACCATTCGTACCGCCACGCGCAAACTCAAGGCTGGGACGGTATGGGTCAATTGCTATGACGAACTGGTGGACATGAACTTCCCGTTTGGCGGGTTCAAGGAATCCGGAAATGGTCGGGACAATTCTGCTCATGCCCTGAGCAAGTACACCGAGTTGAAATCAACCATCATTCGT
- a CDS encoding aromatic ring-hydroxylating dioxygenase subunit alpha, with protein sequence MHSLDNLKHQAPVVGWDEQDPEEAFTLPSRYFFDETLFKAERDNIFMRAWHVAGHKNEFSAPGQYVVCDLFDQSIVVARNMKGEIRAFHNVCQHRGNRLLDSRRGNSGGVVRCAYHSWCYEMDGSLRSAPRCERIKNFDKQDFNIPQIRIEELGGFIYFNLDPEAPALAELFPGADEEMHRVFPDMDKMRLIEEQDVIVPANWKVIMDNSIEGYHFKLSGPCHIDLAKLIDFKGYKLTKRENWWTYIAPANLEAQNAYGVDLKSERNPQECFFNIGLWPNNTFYTFPYSEFLGTFMMIPLDAERSLLRFGYYSTHEQTAEVSKACMRWMNEDLGPEDIALNISVQKGLHSRGYDQGRYMIDAQRSNESEHLVHHFHSLVFKGIHGQDAC encoded by the coding sequence ATGCATTCGCTCGATAACCTGAAGCACCAGGCACCGGTAGTCGGCTGGGATGAACAAGACCCCGAAGAAGCCTTCACCTTGCCTTCGCGTTACTTCTTCGACGAGACGCTGTTCAAGGCCGAACGCGACAATATCTTTATGCGTGCCTGGCATGTGGCCGGGCACAAGAATGAATTCAGCGCTCCGGGCCAGTACGTGGTCTGCGACCTGTTTGACCAGAGCATCGTGGTCGCACGGAACATGAAGGGCGAAATCCGCGCCTTCCACAACGTCTGCCAGCACCGCGGCAACCGCTTGCTGGACTCGCGCCGTGGCAACTCCGGCGGCGTGGTGCGCTGCGCGTATCACTCCTGGTGCTACGAAATGGACGGCAGCCTGCGCAGTGCGCCGCGTTGCGAGCGCATCAAGAATTTCGACAAGCAAGACTTCAACATTCCGCAAATCCGCATCGAAGAACTCGGCGGTTTCATCTACTTCAACCTTGACCCCGAGGCGCCTGCGCTGGCAGAACTCTTTCCTGGCGCGGACGAGGAAATGCACCGGGTTTTCCCCGATATGGACAAGATGCGCCTGATCGAAGAGCAGGACGTGATCGTGCCGGCCAACTGGAAGGTGATCATGGACAACTCCATCGAGGGCTACCATTTCAAGTTGTCCGGGCCTTGCCATATCGACCTGGCCAAGCTGATCGACTTCAAGGGCTACAAGCTGACCAAGCGCGAGAATTGGTGGACCTACATCGCGCCCGCCAACCTGGAGGCGCAAAACGCCTATGGCGTGGACTTGAAAAGCGAGCGCAATCCCCAGGAATGTTTCTTCAATATCGGCCTGTGGCCGAACAACACTTTCTACACCTTCCCGTATTCCGAGTTCCTCGGCACGTTCATGATGATCCCACTCGATGCCGAGCGTTCGCTCTTGCGCTTCGGCTATTACTCGACCCACGAGCAGACCGCCGAAGTGAGCAAGGCCTGCATGCGCTGGATGAACGAAGACCTGGGACCCGAAGACATCGCCCTGAACATTTCGGTGCAGAAAGGCTTGCACTCCCGGGGTTACGACCAGGGGCGCTACATGATCGATGCCCAGCGCAGCAATGAGAGCGAGCACCTGGTTCACCATTTCCACAGCCTGGTGTTCAAGGGCATTCATGGCCAGGACGCGTGCTGA